The Sylvia atricapilla isolate bSylAtr1 chromosome 3, bSylAtr1.pri, whole genome shotgun sequence genome has a window encoding:
- the CHRM3 gene encoding muscarinic acetylcholine receptor M3, with amino-acid sequence MIMENNSSSSPLFPNVSSFWKRDSHGSGLLDEAASLIGSYDFPQTTESFPFSTVESANMTLNATSKDPLGGHTVWQVVLIAFLTGILALVTIIGNILVIVAFKVNKQLKTVNNYFLLSLACADLIIGVLSMNLYTTYIIMDHWALGSLACDLWLSIDYVASNASVMNLLVISFDRYFSITRPLTYRAKRTTKRAGIMIGLAWIVSFVLWAPAILFWQYFVGERTVPPDECFIQFLTEPVITFGTAIAAFYLPVTIMSILYWRIYKETEKRTKELAGLQASGSDAEAARFVHQTGSSRSCSSYELQRQNMKRSARKKYRRCHFWLTMKSWEPSTDQGDQEHSSSDSWNNNDAAASLENSASSDEEDIAAETRAIYSIVLKLPGHSAILNSTKLPSSEDLHESGDELQKSDTESKEKKPKKLNPPKSVQDGGNFQKSFTKLPIEPESEETTTASDGISSVTKTSTALPLSFKEATLAKKFALKTRSQITKRKRMSLIKEKKAAQTLSAILFAFIITWTPYNIMVLVNTFCTCIPKTFWHLGYWLCYINSTVNPMCYALCNKTFRNTFKMLLLCQCDKRKRRKQQYQQRQSVIFHKRIPREAS; translated from the coding sequence ATGATCATGGAAAATAACAGTTCATCCTCACCCCTTTTTCCAAATGTGAGCTCCTTCTGGAAGAGAGATTCACATGGATCAGGACTCCTTGACGAAGCAGCATCACTCATTGGCAGCTATGATTTCCCTCAGACCACAGagagttttcctttctccactgTGGAATCAGCGAACATGACCCTAAATGCCACAAGCAAAGACCCTCTGGGTGGACACACTGTCTGGCAAGTTGTTTTGATTGCTTTCCTCACTGGGATCCTTGCACTGGTGACCATCATAGGAAACATCTTAGTGATTGTTGCATTTAAGGTTaacaaacaactgaaaacagTCAACAACTACTTCTTATTGAGCCTTGCTTGTGCAGATTTGATCATTGGTGTTCTTTCCATGAATCTTTATACCACATACATCATCATGGACCACTGGGCTTTGGGAAGTTTGGCCTGTGATCTTTGGCTCTCCATTGACTATGTCGCCAGTAATGCCTCTGTCATGAATCTCCTTGTGATAAGTTTTGACAGGTATTTTTCCATCACTAGGCCACTAACATACAGAGCCAAACGAACAACCAAAAGGGCTGGGATAATGATTGGTTTAGCATGGATCGTCTCTTTTGTTCTTTGGGCCCCTGCCATCTTGTTTTGGCAGTATTTTGTTGGGGAGAGGACTGTGCCTCCTGATGAATGTTTCATCCAGTTTCTAACTGAACCTGTCATCACTTTTGGCACTGCCATAGCTGCCTTTTATTTGCCGGTCACCATTATGAGTATTTTGTATTGGAGGATCTACAAGGAGACGGAGAAACGCACCAAAGAGTTGGCAGGGCTCCAGGCCTCGGGCAGTGATGCGGAGGCAGCACGCTTCGTGCACCAGACAGGCAGCTCCCGCAGCTGCAGCAGCTATGAGCTGCAGCGGCAGAACATGAAGCGCTCCGCCCGAAAGAAATACAGACGCTGCCACTTCTGGCTCACAATGAAGAGCTGGGAACCCAGCACAGATCAAGGGGACCAAGAGCATAGCAGTAGTGACAGCTGGAACAACAAtgatgctgctgcctcccttGAAAATTCAGCCTCCTCTGATGAAGAAGACATTGCTGCAGAGACCAGAGCCATCTATTCAATCGTGCTGAAGCTTCCTGGTCACAGCGCTATCCTCAATTCCACAAAACTACCCTCCTCAGAAGATTTGCATGAGTCAGGGGATGAACTGCAGAAATCTGACACAGAATCgaaggaaaagaaacctaaAAAATTGAACCCTCCCAAAAGCGTTCAGGATGGTGGAAATTTCCAAAAGAGTTTTACTAAGCTTCCAATTGAACCAGAGTCAGAAGAGACAACCACAGCTTCTGATGGCATCTCATCAGTGACCAAGACATCGACAGCCCTGCCCTTGTCCTTTAAGGAAGCAACCCTGGCAAAAAAGTTTGCCTTGAAGACCAGAAGTCAGATCACAAAACGAAAACGAATGTCACtaatcaaagaaaagaaagcgGCACAGACACTCAGTGCCATTTTGTTTGCCTTCATCATTACCTGGACCCCATATAACATCATGGTTCTGGTGAACACCTTTTGCACCTGTATCCCCAAAACTTTCTGGCACTTGGGGTATTGGCTTTGCTACATCAATAGCACAGTGAACCCCATGTGCTATGCACTGTGTAACAAAACATTCAGAAACACTTtcaagatgctgctgctgtgccagtgtGACAAACGGAAACGACGCAAACAGCAGTATCAGCAAAGGCAGTCTGTCATTTTTCATAAGCGGATCCCTAGGGAGGCTtcataa